The Methanofervidicoccus abyssi genome includes a region encoding these proteins:
- a CDS encoding 30S ribosomal protein S8e, producing the protein MGVWQGRSRRKPSGGKYKLVVKKRKREMGREPTETLLTDEVRIKMIRTRGGNRKVRLLRTNYANVMDPKKGICKKVAILNVVENEANRHYIRRNIITKGAIIETEIGKAKVTSRPGQDGVVNAVLIE; encoded by the coding sequence ATGGGAGTATGGCAGGGTAGAAGCAGAAGAAAACCTTCAGGAGGTAAGTACAAGTTAGTTGTTAAGAAACGTAAAAGAGAAATGGGAAGAGAACCTACAGAAACTCTCTTAACAGATGAAGTTAGAATAAAAATGATAAGAACGAGAGGAGGGAATAGAAAAGTAAGACTACTGAGAACAAACTACGCCAATGTAATGGACCCTAAAAAAGGTATCTGTAAGAAGGTAGCAATATTGAATGTAGTGGAAAACGAGGCCAACAGACACTATATCAGAAGAAATATCATTACAAAGGGAGCAATTATTGAAACTGAAATTGGTAAAGCAAAGGTTACTTCAAGACCTGGGCAGGATGGTGTAGTTAATGCAGTTCTAATAGAGTAA
- a CDS encoding metal-dependent hydrolase, which translates to MMWKGHTILGLAMGLPFISSPEQVFLLVAGALYPDLDHDVKTEIVNRGIYLSGSLVLINILLYLFKPSYFNIGFFIVSTAVLILYLIPYFANHRGITHTFLCMFVVSTILGFLTYKLSVFSPTIAGIIALSIVSSEKILGKVIPICIFVWIVIYLIFSGVEYPLIDFPGVYHYIVPVGIGYFSHILGDSLTPAGCNALYPLNYKLYRREGIILMGVWIFLLLLVIYNFVSRVY; encoded by the coding sequence ATGATGTGGAAGGGACATACAATTCTTGGACTGGCTATGGGATTACCTTTTATATCCTCTCCAGAACAGGTATTTCTCTTAGTTGCAGGTGCCCTTTATCCAGATTTAGATCATGACGTAAAGACGGAGATTGTAAATAGAGGAATATACCTTTCAGGAAGTTTAGTACTAATTAATATATTACTCTATCTTTTTAAACCTTCCTACTTCAATATAGGTTTCTTTATAGTATCTACTGCAGTACTAATACTTTACCTAATACCGTACTTTGCCAACCATAGGGGTATAACCCACACCTTCCTATGTATGTTTGTAGTCTCTACTATCTTGGGATTTTTAACCTATAAACTTTCAGTATTCTCTCCAACAATTGCAGGAATAATCGCCCTGAGTATAGTGAGTAGTGAGAAGATCTTAGGTAAGGTAATTCCAATATGTATCTTCGTGTGGATTGTGATCTATCTAATCTTTTCAGGTGTGGAATATCCTCTAATAGATTTTCCCGGGGTGTACCACTATATAGTGCCTGTAGGTATAGGTTACTTCTCCCATATTTTAGGGGACTCTTTAACACCTGCTGGATGCAACGCCCTGTATCCTCTAAATTATAAACTTTACAGAAGAGAAGGGATAATACTTATGGGAGTATGGATCTTTCTGTTACTGCTGGTTATTTATAACTTTGTAAGTAGAGTATATTAA
- the sucC gene encoding ADP-forming succinate--CoA ligase subunit beta, whose product MKLHEYEAKEIFKEYGIPVPKGFITSEKVKEIDGPVVIKAQVLVGGRGKAGGVLFADTLEEANKKIQKLLNSSIKGEKVEKVLVEEKLPIKKECYLSVVIDREEKKPLILFSTEGGVDIEEVAQKNPEKILRYYVDPQGEFLPYMIRGTLKDLGLSSQEIPKVADVIYRVYKIFEEKDATLVEINPLVITEDGKVIAADGVIHLDDDAYFRQDYSRFEEYRKRKNLPFAYVELEGDIGVIGNGAGLTLASMDIIKEYGGNPACFLDIGGGASEDIVKKALEKVLEREDIRGVFINIMAGITRCDEVARGIVDVLKKHPNVKLSVRMTGTNEEEGRKILIENGISIEDSMEEAARKLIEMLD is encoded by the coding sequence ATGAAGTTACACGAGTACGAGGCTAAGGAGATTTTTAAAGAGTATGGAATACCAGTTCCGAAGGGTTTTATAACTTCAGAAAAGGTTAAAGAAATAGATGGTCCAGTTGTGATTAAAGCCCAGGTTTTAGTGGGAGGTAGAGGTAAGGCTGGAGGAGTATTATTTGCCGACACCTTGGAGGAGGCAAATAAGAAAATTCAGAAGTTGCTGAATAGTAGTATAAAGGGAGAGAAGGTGGAGAAAGTACTTGTAGAGGAAAAACTGCCTATTAAGAAGGAGTGCTATCTAAGTGTAGTTATAGATAGGGAGGAGAAAAAACCCCTTATACTATTTTCCACAGAGGGAGGAGTAGATATAGAGGAAGTTGCTCAGAAAAACCCTGAAAAGATATTAAGATACTACGTAGATCCACAGGGAGAATTTCTACCCTATATGATCAGAGGGACGTTGAAGGATCTTGGTTTATCTTCTCAGGAGATACCTAAGGTCGCAGATGTTATATATAGAGTATATAAGATATTCGAGGAGAAAGATGCCACTCTTGTGGAGATAAATCCATTAGTAATCACAGAAGATGGAAAAGTTATAGCCGCAGATGGAGTGATACACCTAGACGATGATGCCTACTTCAGACAGGATTACAGTAGATTTGAGGAGTACAGAAAGAGGAAAAACCTGCCTTTTGCCTATGTGGAACTCGAAGGTGATATTGGAGTTATAGGGAACGGAGCAGGTCTAACTTTGGCAAGCATGGATATAATAAAGGAATACGGTGGCAATCCCGCATGTTTTCTAGATATTGGAGGGGGAGCCAGTGAAGATATCGTCAAAAAGGCTCTTGAGAAGGTTCTTGAGAGGGAGGATATCAGAGGGGTGTTTATAAATATAATGGCTGGGATTACTAGGTGTGATGAAGTTGCAAGAGGTATAGTGGATGTACTGAAAAAACATCCTAATGTAAAACTCTCAGTTAGGATGACAGGTACCAACGAAGAGGAAGGTAGAAAAATACTTATAGAAAATGGTATATCTATTGAAGATTCTATGGAGGAGGCTGCTAGGAAGTTGATAGAGATGTTAGATTAG
- a CDS encoding protein kinase domain-containing protein translates to MFSNILRIFKKNKQAEAERSIEDAKSIISQIKSKYNIKEAESLLSLLSQAEEAFNKGDYLKAKELALEAKEKAISVIDYFTLWKYETGGPVTSVSITSDGNYIVAGSGHYVYLLNKEGRLLWKYETGGPVTSVSITPDGNYIVAGSGHYVYLLNKEGRLLWMYTTGRDVKSVSITPDGNYIVAGSGYYVYLLNKEGRLLWMYATRGAVHSVSITPDGNYIVAGSEDDNVYLLNREGWLLWMYTTGRDVKSVSITPDGEYIVAGSWDENVYLFNKEGRLLWKYETGSIVWSVSITPDGNYIVAGNGFILGGGNVYLLNKEGRLLWKYETGGPVTSVSITPDGNYIVAGSKDDNVYLFASLEVIPKIIEKIIENTKKIISQIKSKYNIKEAESLLSLLSQAEEAFNKGDYLKAKELALNAKERAIEINNHAEAERSIEDAKSIISQIKSKYNIKEAEDILSQAEEAFNKGDYLKAKELALNAKERAIEINKQAEELEKIIKKLNSKVELISDLDKLLESAKKEFKEGNYENVSQYLNKCDELINNAKPKLKIKLLNTSFTYNKWDKVKMEIINEGNAIAKNIIFEFSEDVTVRNLPEIEVKLKNKKIVEFHLKPNVLGEVPLEIKVKCKDHLNREYEFKETITLEVKEITGEITPTPETPEKGISPAEFTPKPTTPKTFPPELSDRYIEVEFIGKGGFARVFKAKRKDGKEVAVKIPISLDESTGKSFLKEIENWTKLNHNNIVKIYDYNILPIPYFEMELCDKSLADLKKPLDPERAAWIIFNTAEGLKYAHSQKIIHRDLKPQNILLKEGVPKISDWGLSKVVADSSSATTTKAFTPYYASPEQINGKSTDNRTDIWQLGVIFYELVTGELPFKGDTLVEIGMAIVTKDPTPPSKINPEAKEVEKIIMKCLEKDKKERYQSVIDLQRDLAEYLGIKYKESLKLSVSRKDFKRSVYYCCELLLLNMKINNMIEAYKYASDLLNYTSGEVKQEVQELCGGLKFRIENGINTVPEELIKKAEVMVHKIRMGF, encoded by the coding sequence ATGTTTTCCAATATCCTTAGGATCTTTAAAAAGAATAAGCAGGCTGAGGCTGAAAGATCTATAGAGGATGCTAAATCAATAATCTCACAGATAAAATCAAAGTATAACATTAAAGAGGCTGAATCCCTACTTTCCCTACTATCTCAGGCTGAGGAGGCATTTAATAAGGGAGATTACCTTAAAGCAAAGGAACTTGCTTTAGAGGCTAAGGAGAAAGCCATTAGTGTGATAGATTATTTCACATTGTGGAAGTATGAGACAGGTGGCCCTGTTACTTCAGTATCAATAACTTCTGATGGGAATTATATAGTTGCAGGGAGTGGGCATTATGTTTATCTCCTCAACAAAGAAGGGAGGTTATTGTGGAAGTATGAGACAGGTGGCCCTGTTACTTCAGTATCAATAACTCCTGATGGGAATTATATAGTTGCAGGGAGTGGGCATTATGTTTATCTCCTCAACAAAGAAGGGAGGTTATTGTGGATGTATACGACAGGTCGTGATGTTAAATCAGTATCAATAACTCCTGATGGGAATTATATAGTTGCAGGGAGTGGGTATTATGTCTATCTCCTCAACAAAGAAGGGAGGTTATTGTGGATGTATGCGACACGTGGTGCTGTTCATTCAGTATCAATAACTCCTGATGGGAATTATATAGTTGCAGGGAGTGAGGATGATAATGTCTATCTCCTCAACAGAGAAGGATGGTTATTGTGGATGTATACGACAGGTCGTGATGTTAAATCAGTATCAATAACTCCTGATGGAGAGTATATAGTGGCAGGTAGTTGGGATGAGAATGTCTATCTCTTCAACAAAGAAGGGAGGTTATTGTGGAAATATGAGACAGGTAGTATTGTTTGGTCAGTATCAATAACTCCTGATGGGAATTATATAGTTGCAGGGAATGGTTTTATTTTGGGTGGTGGTAATGTTTATCTCCTCAACAAAGAAGGGAGGTTATTGTGGAAGTATGAGACAGGTGGCCCTGTTACTTCAGTATCAATAACTCCTGATGGGAATTATATAGTTGCAGGGAGTAAGGATGATAATGTCTATCTCTTTGCTTCATTAGAAGTAATACCGAAAATAATAGAAAAAATAATAGAAAATACCAAGAAAATAATCTCACAGATAAAATCAAAGTATAACATTAAAGAGGCTGAATCCCTACTTTCCCTACTATCTCAGGCTGAGGAGGCATTTAATAAGGGAGATTACCTTAAAGCAAAGGAACTTGCTTTAAATGCTAAAGAAAGAGCAATAGAAATAAATAATCATGCTGAGGCTGAAAGATCTATAGAGGATGCTAAATCAATAATCTCACAGATAAAATCAAAGTATAACATTAAAGAGGCTGAGGATATTCTATCTCAGGCTGAGGAGGCATTTAATAAGGGAGATTACCTTAAAGCAAAGGAACTTGCTTTAAATGCTAAAGAAAGAGCAATAGAAATAAATAAGCAGGCTGAAGAATTAGAAAAAATAATAAAAAAACTTAACTCAAAAGTAGAACTAATCTCCGACTTAGATAAACTACTGGAATCTGCAAAAAAAGAATTCAAAGAAGGAAACTACGAGAATGTTTCACAGTACTTAAATAAATGTGATGAATTAATTAATAACGCAAAACCAAAATTAAAAATCAAACTTCTAAATACTTCATTCACTTACAATAAATGGGATAAAGTTAAGATGGAAATAATAAATGAAGGAAATGCCATAGCAAAGAACATAATATTTGAATTCTCAGAGGATGTTACCGTAAGAAATCTGCCAGAAATTGAAGTTAAACTAAAGAATAAAAAGATAGTAGAATTCCATCTCAAGCCCAATGTTTTGGGAGAGGTTCCTCTCGAGATTAAAGTAAAATGTAAAGATCACTTAAACAGAGAGTACGAATTCAAGGAAACAATAACACTTGAAGTTAAGGAAATAACTGGAGAAATAACTCCAACTCCAGAAACCCCAGAAAAAGGAATATCTCCAGCAGAATTCACTCCAAAGCCAACAACTCCAAAAACATTCCCCCCAGAACTTTCAGATAGATATATAGAAGTAGAGTTCATAGGAAAGGGAGGATTTGCAAGGGTATTCAAGGCAAAACGTAAAGATGGAAAAGAAGTTGCAGTTAAAATACCAATCTCATTAGACGAATCCACTGGAAAATCCTTCCTCAAAGAAATAGAGAATTGGACTAAGTTAAACCACAACAACATTGTAAAGATCTACGACTACAACATCCTCCCAATTCCCTACTTTGAAATGGAGTTATGTGATAAATCATTGGCAGATCTAAAGAAACCCTTAGATCCAGAGAGGGCAGCATGGATTATATTCAATACAGCAGAGGGATTAAAATACGCCCATTCTCAAAAAATCATACATCGAGATTTAAAGCCTCAAAACATCCTACTTAAGGAGGGAGTTCCAAAGATCAGTGATTGGGGATTGAGTAAGGTTGTGGCAGATTCCTCCTCGGCAACTACAACTAAGGCATTCACACCCTACTATGCCTCTCCAGAACAGATAAATGGTAAAAGTACAGACAATAGAACAGATATATGGCAATTAGGAGTAATATTCTATGAACTTGTTACTGGAGAACTCCCATTTAAGGGCGATACCCTTGTTGAAATAGGAATGGCTATAGTCACAAAGGACCCAACTCCACCTTCAAAAATCAATCCAGAGGCAAAGGAAGTTGAAAAAATAATAATGAAATGTTTAGAAAAAGATAAAAAAGAGCGTTATCAATCTGTTATAGATCTACAAAGGGATTTAGCTGAATATCTTGGAATTAAATACAAAGAATCCTTAAAGTTAAGTGTAAGTAGAAAGGACTTCAAGAGATCAGTCTACTACTGTTGCGAACTTCTTCTATTAAATATGAAGATTAACAACATGATAGAAGCCTACAAATATGCCTCAGATCTACTGAATTATACCAGTGGTGAAGTTAAACAGGAAGTTCAAGAATTATGCGGGGGTTTAAAGTTCAGAATAGAAAATGGAATAAATACTGTCCCAGAGGAGCTTATCAAAAAGGCTGAGGTCATGGTCCATAAAATAAGGATGGGATTCTGA
- the carA gene encoding glutamine-hydrolyzing carbamoyl-phosphate synthase small subunit, translating into MYGVLVLEDGTVLKGKGFGAEKEVLGELVFNTSMTGYVEVLTDPSYKGQIVTMTYPLIGNYGVEERWYESDGIKVEGFVIKNLTGKELDDFLKEYDIPGIYYVDTRFITRKIRSKGVVKAFLKTSSEPIDDKEIKRYIELAKEHKDLSEIDLVPIVSTKKVVVHRAENEVARCVLIDCGVKKSIIRCLLERDCTVIQVPYNTPIEKVLKYNPDFVLVSNGPGDPVAVKETVKTVKSLIGKVPITGICLGHQIITLALGGETYKMKFGHRGGNQPVKDLNRDMVYITSQNHGYATRSGTLPKDITVWNINLNDNTVEGLISKDKNILCVQYHPEGGPGPHDAKGLFDEMIKLGLEKSL; encoded by the coding sequence TTGTATGGAGTGCTGGTATTAGAAGATGGGACTGTATTGAAAGGTAAAGGATTTGGTGCTGAAAAGGAGGTTTTAGGAGAACTTGTGTTTAACACAAGTATGACAGGATACGTTGAAGTACTTACAGATCCCTCTTACAAGGGGCAGATTGTTACTATGACCTACCCCCTTATTGGAAACTATGGAGTAGAAGAAAGGTGGTACGAGTCAGATGGTATTAAAGTGGAAGGTTTTGTTATAAAGAATCTAACTGGGAAAGAGTTAGATGATTTTTTAAAAGAGTACGATATCCCAGGTATTTACTATGTAGATACCAGATTTATAACTAGGAAAATCAGATCTAAGGGAGTTGTAAAGGCCTTCTTAAAAACCTCCTCTGAGCCTATAGATGATAAAGAGATTAAGAGATATATAGAGCTGGCAAAAGAACATAAGGATCTTTCGGAGATAGATCTCGTACCTATAGTGTCCACAAAGAAGGTTGTTGTCCACAGGGCTGAGAATGAAGTTGCCAGGTGTGTTCTCATAGACTGTGGAGTCAAGAAAAGTATTATCAGATGTCTCCTTGAGAGAGATTGTACAGTTATCCAGGTGCCTTACAACACACCTATAGAAAAAGTACTGAAATACAATCCAGACTTTGTACTGGTCTCCAACGGTCCTGGGGATCCTGTAGCAGTTAAAGAAACCGTGAAGACCGTGAAATCTCTTATAGGAAAAGTTCCTATTACAGGTATTTGCCTAGGCCATCAGATAATAACCTTAGCTCTAGGAGGGGAGACCTACAAGATGAAGTTTGGACATAGGGGAGGAAACCAACCTGTGAAGGATCTAAATAGGGATATGGTATATATTACATCTCAAAACCATGGTTATGCAACAAGGAGTGGAACACTACCTAAAGATATTACAGTGTGGAATATCAATCTGAACGACAACACCGTAGAGGGGTTGATATCCAAAGATAAGAATATCCTCTGTGTCCAGTACCATCCAGAAGGAGGTCCAGGACCTCATGATGCAAAGGGTCTCTTTGATGAAATGATAAAGTTAGGATTGGAGAAGAGTTTGTAA
- the aksF gene encoding homoisocitrate dehydrogenase, producing the protein MKKYKICVIEGDGVGKEVIPETVRVLKNLGDFQFIKEYAGYECFKKYGDAIPSKTVETAKECDAILFGAVTTPKPHELEGKVYRSPILTLRRELDLYANIRPISNFRDIDFVIIRENTEGLYVGREYYNPCTEEAVAERVISKKGCYRVVKFAFEYALKHHRKKVTCVHKANVLRVTDGLFLKIFYQVSEEYKEYNIEVNDYLVDTTAMYIVKNPKIFDVIVTTNLFGDILSDEASGLIGGLGLAPSANIGDRYGLFEPVHGSAPDIAGKGIANPLATILSGAMMLYYLGMKKESKILRMAVKSVVEKGYTTPDLGGNLKTREVTDKVIEEVKKYSEVLL; encoded by the coding sequence ATGAAGAAGTACAAGATATGCGTTATAGAGGGAGATGGAGTAGGTAAGGAAGTAATACCTGAAACTGTTAGAGTGCTTAAGAACCTTGGAGATTTCCAATTTATAAAGGAATATGCAGGATACGAATGTTTTAAGAAATACGGTGATGCTATACCCAGTAAGACAGTAGAAACTGCAAAGGAGTGTGATGCTATACTCTTTGGGGCAGTAACTACTCCGAAACCTCATGAGTTAGAGGGTAAGGTATACAGGAGCCCTATTCTTACCTTAAGGAGGGAGTTAGATCTCTATGCAAATATTCGGCCTATATCCAACTTTAGGGATATTGATTTTGTAATAATAAGGGAGAATACCGAGGGGCTCTATGTAGGTAGGGAGTACTACAACCCATGCACTGAAGAAGCTGTTGCAGAGAGGGTTATATCCAAGAAGGGGTGCTACAGGGTAGTGAAATTTGCATTTGAGTATGCACTGAAACATCATAGGAAAAAGGTAACATGCGTCCATAAGGCTAATGTCCTGAGGGTAACAGACGGGCTGTTTTTAAAGATATTTTACCAGGTAAGTGAAGAATATAAAGAGTATAACATAGAAGTTAATGATTATCTGGTAGATACTACAGCCATGTATATTGTAAAAAATCCTAAGATCTTTGACGTTATAGTTACTACTAACCTATTTGGTGATATACTCTCCGATGAAGCGTCAGGATTGATAGGGGGTCTTGGCTTAGCACCTTCTGCAAATATTGGAGATAGATATGGACTATTTGAACCTGTACATGGCTCTGCACCAGATATAGCAGGGAAAGGCATAGCGAATCCCTTAGCGACAATACTAAGTGGAGCCATGATGCTCTACTATCTTGGGATGAAAAAGGAGAGTAAGATCTTGAGGATGGCAGTTAAATCTGTAGTTGAGAAGGGATATACAACACCTGATTTAGGAGGTAATTTAAAAACCAGGGAGGTTACAGATAAGGTTATAGAGGAGGTAAAGAAGTACTCCGAGGTGCTACTGTGA
- a CDS encoding outer membrane protein assembly factor BamB family protein: MSSNILRTSKKKIDGKTDEEWFNEGVALYNQGRYKEAIECFDKSLAIKEDPKVRKIREKAIEINKQAEEAERSIESAKSIISQIKSKYIIKDAKDILSQAEEAFNKGDYLKAKKLALEAKEKAISVIDYFTLWKYKTSDDVLSVSITPDGNYIVAGSKDNNVYLFNREGRLLWKYETGDHVYSVSITPDGNYVVAGSKDNNVYLFNREGRLLWKYKTGGNVYSVSITSDGNYIVAGSKDNVVHSVLITPDGNYIVVGSMNIAGSKNKNVYLFNRKGRLLWKYYTDSDVESVSITPDGNYVVAGWGYNIYFFNREGKLLWKYKTRGAVESVSITPDGNYVVAGSGYCVYLFNKEGRLLWKYNTGSVVPSVSITPDGNYIVAGRWGGNVYLFNREGKLLWKYKTGGRVYSVSITPDGNYIVAGSWDKNVYLFNKEGRLLWKYYTGSDVESVSITPDGNYIVAGSDYIWSGNVYLFASLQGIQKIIENTKKIISQIKSKYNIKEAESLLSLLSQAEEAFNKGDYLKAKKLALEAKERAIEINKQVEELENLIQK, encoded by the coding sequence ATGTCTTCCAATATACTCAGGACCTCTAAAAAGAAAATTGATGGTAAAACAGATGAAGAATGGTTCAATGAAGGAGTTGCCCTCTACAATCAGGGAAGATATAAAGAGGCAATAGAATGCTTTGATAAATCTCTGGCTATAAAGGAAGATCCTAAGGTAAGAAAGATTAGGGAGAAGGCTATAGAAATAAATAAGCAGGCTGAGGAGGCTGAGAGATCTATAGAAAGTGCTAAATCAATAATCTCACAGATAAAATCAAAGTATATCATTAAAGATGCTAAGGATATTCTATCTCAGGCTGAGGAGGCATTTAATAAGGGAGATTACCTCAAAGCAAAGAAACTTGCTTTAGAGGCTAAGGAGAAAGCCATTAGTGTAATAGATTATTTCACATTGTGGAAGTATAAGACAAGTGATGATGTTCTTTCAGTATCAATAACTCCTGATGGGAATTATATAGTTGCGGGGAGTAAGGATAATAATGTTTACCTCTTCAACAGAGAAGGGAGGTTATTGTGGAAATATGAGACAGGAGATCATGTTTATTCAGTATCAATAACTCCTGATGGGAATTATGTAGTTGCGGGGAGTAAGGATAATAATGTTTACCTCTTCAACAGAGAAGGGAGGTTATTGTGGAAGTATAAGACAGGTGGTAATGTTTATTCAGTATCAATAACTTCTGATGGGAATTATATAGTTGCGGGGAGTAAGGATAATGTTGTTCATTCAGTATTAATAACTCCTGATGGGAATTATATAGTTGTAGGTAGTATGAATATAGCAGGTAGTAAGAATAAGAATGTTTACCTCTTCAACAGAAAAGGGAGGTTATTGTGGAAGTATTATACAGATAGTGATGTTGAATCAGTATCAATAACTCCTGATGGGAATTATGTAGTTGCGGGGTGGGGGTATAATATTTACTTCTTCAACAGAGAAGGGAAGTTATTGTGGAAGTATAAGACACGTGGTGCTGTTGAATCAGTATCAATAACTCCTGATGGGAATTATGTAGTTGCGGGGAGTGGGTATTGTGTTTACCTCTTCAACAAAGAAGGGAGGTTATTGTGGAAGTATAATACAGGTAGTGTTGTTCCTTCAGTATCAATAACTCCTGATGGGAATTATATAGTTGCAGGTCGTTGGGGTGGTAATGTTTACCTCTTCAACAGAGAAGGGAAGTTATTGTGGAAGTATAAGACAGGTGGTCGGGTTTATTCAGTATCAATAACTCCTGATGGGAATTATATAGTTGCAGGTAGTTGGGATAAGAATGTTTATCTCTTCAACAAAGAAGGGAGGTTATTGTGGAAGTATTATACAGGTAGTGATGTTGAATCAGTATCAATAACTCCTGATGGGAATTATATAGTTGCGGGGAGTGATTATATTTGGAGTGGTAATGTTTATCTCTTTGCTTCATTACAAGGAATACAAAAAATAATAGAAAATACCAAGAAAATAATCTCACAGATAAAATCAAAGTATAACATTAAAGAGGCTGAATCTCTACTTTCCCTACTATCTCAGGCTGAGGAGGCATTTAATAAGGGAGATTACCTCAAAGCAAAGAAACTTGCTTTAGAGGCTAAAGAAAGAGCAATAGAAATAAATAAGCAGGTTGAAGAATTAGAAAACTTAATCCAAAAGTAG
- a CDS encoding M24 family metallopeptidase has product MDKIKTFLEYLEEKGIKRCILLSRENINYFLERYPPHNSLLTFDVENERTVLHLSKLEYRSFQGLHGKIEISLMKSVKDVIKGCDGVEETFPLRYIKYLPEDYKIVSRKLMEMRSIKTEREIEFIKRASKISKRALEYGIDCLSKEGITEMELAGEIEYMMKKMGSIKPAFDSIVLSDRKTTLPHGMPSEDVVKNIVLIDIGAVYRGYCSDITRTILLKEDRRYREIHQLVSDVKEEVEDHLREGTSVRELDRLARESMGEYKKYFIHSLGHGVGVNVHEEPSISSKAEKNLILKKNMVITVEPGIYLEDFGVRIEDMYLIKKDGFKRL; this is encoded by the coding sequence GTGGATAAGATAAAAACTTTTCTAGAGTATTTAGAGGAGAAGGGTATAAAGAGATGCATACTGTTAAGTAGGGAAAATATAAACTACTTCTTAGAGAGGTATCCACCTCACAACTCCCTTCTAACCTTCGATGTAGAAAATGAACGCACTGTACTTCATCTTTCAAAGTTAGAATATAGAAGTTTCCAGGGATTACATGGAAAGATAGAAATTTCCTTAATGAAAAGTGTAAAGGATGTAATTAAAGGATGTGATGGTGTTGAGGAGACATTTCCACTAAGGTACATCAAGTATCTCCCTGAAGACTACAAGATAGTATCTAGGAAGTTGATGGAGATGAGGAGTATAAAAACAGAGAGAGAGATAGAGTTTATCAAAAGAGCATCTAAGATTAGTAAAAGGGCGCTAGAATATGGAATAGACTGTCTAAGTAAGGAAGGTATTACAGAGATGGAGTTGGCAGGAGAGATAGAGTATATGATGAAGAAGATGGGTAGTATAAAACCTGCCTTTGACTCTATAGTACTATCAGATAGAAAAACAACACTCCCTCATGGTATGCCTTCTGAAGACGTTGTTAAAAATATAGTGTTGATAGATATTGGAGCAGTTTATAGGGGGTACTGTTCAGATATTACAAGGACGATACTACTGAAGGAAGATAGAAGATACAGGGAGATCCATCAGTTAGTCAGTGATGTAAAGGAAGAGGTGGAGGACCACCTTAGAGAGGGCACTTCAGTAAGGGAGTTGGACAGGTTGGCAAGAGAATCTATGGGGGAGTATAAGAAATACTTTATACACTCATTGGGACATGGTGTAGGTGTAAATGTCCACGAAGAGCCTTCTATAAGTTCAAAAGCAGAGAAGAACTTAATCTTGAAGAAAAATATGGTGATAACTGTTGAACCAGGTATATACCTGGAAGATTTTGGAGTTAGAATAGAGGATATGTATCTTATAAAGAAGGATGGATTTAAAAGATTATAA
- a CDS encoding KEOPS complex subunit Pcc1: MRVKYRMRIPGDEVVYRSLKVDDVDEGLVIETSYQKKYNMLELYVETDSIGSLKNVLNDYFKNYEMSLKILKLVRERYKGDSQ; the protein is encoded by the coding sequence GTGAGAGTTAAATACAGAATGAGAATACCTGGGGATGAGGTAGTATATAGGAGTTTAAAGGTAGATGATGTTGATGAAGGACTTGTAATAGAGACATCCTATCAGAAAAAATATAATATGTTGGAACTCTACGTAGAGACCGACTCAATAGGCTCCCTGAAGAACGTATTAAACGATTACTTTAAAAACTACGAGATGTCCCTTAAGATCTTAAAGTTAGTTAGAGAAAGATACAAGGGGGATAGCCAGTGA